In Acidobacteriota bacterium, one genomic interval encodes:
- a CDS encoding tRNA 2-methylthio-N6-isopentenyl adenosine(37) hydroxylase MiaE, which yields MARQSRQLEEARKDPDRLLDEINDLPLLHRTPSSWAECAQSNIAEFLSDHAFCEQQAALTALHLVGLYADDEELVDRMTSLAAEEIAHLRRVAAILHRRGLHPRRRRTSSYATALHGRITRGDRWAKIDRLLVGALIEARSCERFTTLLHRLIGKDDEIAELLLDLGPAEKRHWRMFHGLAARDCPVDELEARWKGWLEFEAEQMRPRGIAPQVHG from the coding sequence GTGGCACGACAGAGCCGGCAACTCGAAGAGGCCCGCAAGGACCCCGATCGTCTTCTGGACGAGATCAACGACCTCCCGCTGCTCCATCGCACGCCATCGTCGTGGGCCGAATGCGCCCAATCGAACATCGCAGAGTTCCTCTCCGACCATGCGTTCTGTGAGCAGCAGGCCGCCCTCACGGCTCTGCATCTGGTCGGGTTGTACGCGGACGACGAGGAACTTGTCGACCGGATGACCTCCCTCGCGGCGGAGGAGATCGCACACCTAAGACGGGTCGCAGCGATTCTCCATCGACGGGGCCTCCATCCCCGTCGGCGTCGGACGAGTAGCTACGCCACGGCACTCCATGGGCGCATCACCCGGGGGGATCGCTGGGCCAAGATCGACCGGCTGCTCGTCGGGGCCCTGATCGAGGCTCGGAGCTGTGAGCGATTCACGACGCTGCTCCATCGACTGATAGGGAAGGACGACGAGATCGCCGAACTCCTGCTGGACCTCGGTCCCGCCGAGAAGCGACACTGGCGGATGTTCCACGGCCTCGCCGCCCGGGACTGCCCGGTCGACGAGCTGGAGGCTCGCTGGAAGGGTTGGCTGGAATTCGAGGCCGAGCAGATGCGTCCCCGAGGTATCGCGCCACAGGTTCACGGCTGA
- a CDS encoding OPT/YSL family transporter has protein sequence MELSKSGKPIRRGPYPELTLPAIFVGYILGTLIAVSIGYASLKLGFSIEGSELAAILGFGVLRGVMRRTSIVENNINQSLASSVNAASAGMMFSVPALFILNYQDFNAPLLVVGCITGAVMGIAFIIPLRKQMIDFERHPFPGGIAVATILKSPGAGMRKAYLLLAGAAVSAIVHAIVYQWIGYHDLPLGEYLGLPEFLNATWYVSLMTIGVGYLSGRGGVYFIIGGFVCYWLLAPIMSMNGLLDNPEIAASGMPIASWLRLQLFRPLGIGMLIGGALTGVALAFPLVVSAIRSMQQSSKTGSAVSRDELPIRMLYVGIAGAFVVLFVIANLSVPEMTLGRSLLMASLGTGWIWMAGVILSECIGRTNWSPLSGMTLIGITILLFIASGMSDRATVVSSIIVGAAMCVAMSQATDLMLDLKTGYLVGAIPRKQQIAQFLGTWLGPIVIMVLIFVLHNQSPLGGDEFPAPQGQALASMVDGITGGEVPTNKYLAGAGLGAALSASGIGGLGILVGLGFYLPFNIVLAYTIGTILRVGGDAIKGKSFGEQVGIPIAAGLIVGEALVGVGAAVVTIIGGMLAGGA, from the coding sequence GTGGAGCTATCGAAGAGTGGAAAACCGATTCGCCGGGGTCCGTACCCCGAACTGACCCTGCCGGCGATTTTCGTCGGCTACATCCTCGGGACGCTGATCGCCGTCAGCATCGGCTACGCCAGCCTCAAGCTGGGTTTCTCGATCGAGGGATCGGAATTGGCCGCCATCCTGGGCTTCGGCGTACTTCGCGGCGTCATGCGTCGGACGAGCATCGTCGAGAACAACATCAACCAGTCGCTGGCAAGCAGTGTCAACGCCGCGTCGGCCGGGATGATGTTCTCGGTGCCCGCGCTATTCATCCTGAACTACCAGGATTTCAACGCACCGCTGCTGGTGGTCGGCTGCATCACCGGCGCCGTGATGGGCATCGCGTTCATCATTCCTCTCCGCAAGCAGATGATCGATTTCGAGCGTCATCCGTTCCCGGGCGGAATCGCTGTCGCCACGATCCTGAAGTCACCGGGCGCGGGCATGCGGAAGGCCTACCTCCTGCTGGCCGGAGCCGCCGTCAGCGCCATCGTCCACGCCATCGTCTACCAGTGGATCGGGTATCACGACCTGCCGCTCGGAGAATACCTCGGCCTCCCGGAGTTCCTCAACGCAACCTGGTATGTGTCGTTGATGACGATCGGTGTCGGCTACCTGTCGGGTCGTGGCGGTGTCTACTTCATCATCGGTGGCTTCGTCTGCTACTGGCTGTTGGCACCGATCATGTCGATGAACGGTCTCCTCGATAATCCCGAGATTGCCGCCTCGGGGATGCCGATCGCAAGTTGGCTGCGGCTGCAACTCTTTCGCCCGCTGGGTATCGGCATGCTGATTGGCGGCGCACTGACCGGTGTCGCGTTGGCGTTCCCGTTGGTCGTCTCGGCCATCCGCAGCATGCAACAATCGTCCAAGACGGGCAGCGCCGTCTCTCGGGACGAGCTGCCGATCCGAATGCTCTACGTTGGAATCGCCGGCGCCTTCGTCGTCCTGTTCGTGATCGCGAATCTCTCCGTCCCCGAGATGACCCTCGGACGCAGCCTCCTGATGGCCTCGCTGGGCACGGGCTGGATCTGGATGGCGGGAGTCATCCTGTCGGAGTGCATCGGCCGGACGAACTGGTCGCCGCTGTCTGGCATGACGCTGATCGGAATCACGATCCTGCTGTTCATCGCGAGCGGCATGAGCGACCGAGCGACGGTCGTCTCCTCGATCATCGTCGGCGCCGCCATGTGTGTTGCGATGTCCCAGGCTACCGACCTGATGCTCGACCTGAAGACCGGCTACCTGGTCGGGGCCATCCCACGAAAGCAACAGATCGCACAATTCCTCGGCACGTGGCTGGGGCCGATCGTGATCATGGTGTTGATCTTCGTGTTGCACAATCAGTCCCCCCTCGGCGGCGACGAGTTTCCCGCACCGCAGGGCCAGGCCCTGGCCAGCATGGTCGACGGAATTACCGGCGGCGAGGTGCCCACCAACAAGTACCTTGCCGGCGCGGGCCTCGGCGCGGCTCTCAGCGCAAGCGGCATCGGCGGACTCGGCATCCTCGTAGGACTCGGGTTCTATCTGCCGTTCAATATCGTGCTCGCGTACACGATCGGTACGATTCTGCGTGTCGGCGGCGACGCGATCAAGGGTAAGTCTTTCGGTGAGCAGGTCGGAATACCGATCGCAGCTGGCCTCATCGTGGGAGAGGCGCTCGTCGGCGTGGGCGCCGCGGTCGTCACGATCATCGGTGGCATGCTTGCGGGAGGTGCATGA
- a CDS encoding phage holin family protein, producing the protein MMKALGLLLIGVGFLMGAYVAVETPENSVYWPRYLVAFAMAVLGVVLARSAEHRATRNADTVESDLRQLRESIDAIVADVREIDNTKQDIDVYDLHGRIDQRLPTDLGKFVDARKSIIPSCGLDAYADVMNHFAAGERYLNRVWSASVDGYIDEAQTYLGHAREQFEGAAAKLASLTPNY; encoded by the coding sequence ATGATGAAGGCACTCGGACTACTTCTGATCGGTGTTGGGTTCTTGATGGGTGCCTACGTCGCCGTCGAGACGCCGGAGAACAGCGTCTACTGGCCGCGTTACCTCGTCGCTTTCGCGATGGCCGTCCTGGGCGTCGTACTCGCCAGGTCCGCAGAGCATCGCGCCACGCGGAATGCGGATACCGTCGAATCGGATCTGCGACAACTTCGCGAAAGCATCGACGCGATCGTCGCGGACGTTCGCGAGATCGACAACACCAAACAGGACATCGACGTCTACGACCTCCACGGTCGGATCGATCAGCGTCTACCGACCGATCTCGGCAAGTTCGTCGACGCGCGCAAGAGCATCATCCCTTCCTGTGGTCTCGACGCCTACGCCGACGTGATGAATCATTTCGCTGCCGGTGAGCGATACCTCAACCGCGTCTGGTCGGCATCCGTCGATGGCTACATCGATGAGGCCCAGACCTATCTTGGCCACGCCCGCGAGCAGTTCGAGGGCGCGGCAGCCAAGCTCGCGTCCCTGACTCCCAACTACTGA
- a CDS encoding arginine deiminase family protein, which translates to MVRVTSEIGRVRRVLVHEPGIEVDNMVPAMMEELLFDDILYGDRARDEHARFRRVLQLFGIEVLDVNDLLHETLENEPARQALIEVLLEDLPEGYGERLRARDRESLLQVLVGGLQNEFFGHGVDADELFTIPPLPNWCFQRDPQIVLGDGVVFSSMATPARRREAILARAIFRHHPSLCDTPVILDPIARQNVPHAGYGGEHHPHLEGGDVLVLSKEVVAVGISVRTNRVGVNQLARALARLEDGPRWMVLVRLPSRRAYMHLDTVFTPIDKDACLAFAPVIRPGGAEEARVSTIDLRSQELTPTPSADLLTTLKGYGIDLQPITCGAEDYVAQQREQWTDGANAFALAPGVITLFDRNLVTASELERRGFRLVEAEDLLLGREEVDLDSGERVCILIRSHEISRARGGPHCLVHPLVRDDL; encoded by the coding sequence GTGGTTCGTGTGACATCGGAAATCGGACGGGTTCGACGGGTACTCGTGCACGAACCAGGAATCGAAGTCGACAACATGGTTCCGGCCATGATGGAAGAACTCCTGTTCGACGACATCCTCTACGGGGATCGTGCCCGTGACGAGCATGCCCGATTTCGCCGCGTACTACAGCTCTTCGGGATCGAGGTCCTCGACGTCAACGACCTGCTGCACGAGACCCTGGAAAACGAACCGGCTCGCCAGGCGTTGATCGAGGTGCTCCTGGAGGATCTACCCGAGGGCTACGGGGAGCGCCTGCGGGCACGCGATCGCGAGTCGCTGCTGCAGGTCCTCGTCGGGGGCCTCCAGAACGAATTTTTCGGGCACGGGGTCGACGCCGACGAGCTGTTTACGATTCCCCCGCTACCCAACTGGTGCTTCCAGCGTGACCCGCAGATCGTCCTTGGCGATGGGGTCGTGTTCTCGTCGATGGCGACACCGGCCCGGCGTCGCGAGGCGATCCTGGCGCGGGCGATCTTCCGACACCACCCGTCGCTCTGCGACACACCGGTCATCCTCGACCCCATCGCCCGCCAGAACGTCCCCCACGCCGGCTACGGCGGCGAGCATCACCCGCACCTGGAGGGCGGCGACGTCCTGGTTCTGTCAAAAGAGGTCGTTGCGGTCGGGATCTCCGTCCGCACAAATCGAGTCGGCGTGAATCAATTGGCCCGTGCACTGGCCCGACTCGAGGATGGCCCACGATGGATGGTCCTCGTCCGTCTACCATCACGACGCGCCTACATGCACCTCGACACCGTCTTCACTCCCATCGACAAGGATGCCTGCCTGGCTTTCGCGCCGGTCATTCGCCCCGGCGGTGCCGAGGAGGCCCGTGTCTCGACGATCGACCTGCGGTCACAGGAACTGACACCGACGCCATCCGCCGACCTTCTGACGACACTCAAGGGCTACGGCATCGACCTGCAGCCGATCACCTGTGGCGCCGAAGACTACGTGGCACAACAACGCGAGCAATGGACCGACGGCGCCAACGCGTTCGCGCTTGCCCCCGGCGTCATCACGCTCTTCGACCGAAACCTGGTGACCGCGTCCGAGTTGGAAAGACGCGGGTTCCGGCTTGTCGAGGCGGAAGACCTACTCCTGGGACGGGAGGAAGTCGATCTCGACAGCGGCGAGCGAGTCTGCATCCTGATCCGCAGTCACGAAATTTCACGCGCGCGTGGCGGACCTCACTGCCTGGTTCATCCGCTGGTTCGCGACGATCTCTGA
- a CDS encoding ATP-grasp domain-containing protein has protein sequence MNVLLISPGFPDEMPLFTAGLAASGARVIGIGDQPQGALPMRARHAISHYLQVPTLWDEEGMVQAAQQLDHRFGIERVECLWEPGILVAARIRDALQLPGMSYVQCERFRDKEKMKQRLDECGIRTPRHAAVRDADGIRAAAERIGYPLIIKPVAGAGSADTHRVDDAATLERIIPQVRHVDECSVEEFIEGEEYTFDTICAKGEMLYHNISWYRPRPLIGRTLEWMSPQTLSLRDVNAPNLGFGEIMGRAVLKALEFESGFTHMEWFRTASGEAVFGEIAARPPGAHSVDLMNYACDIDTFTGWAEAVTQGRLSQTIKRRYNSAIIFKRAQGQGSIKSIQGLERLVARFRPNIVCVDLLPIGSPRRNWKQTLLSDGHVILRHPDLTATMEMADRVGTDVVMKAG, from the coding sequence ATGAACGTTCTTCTCATCTCTCCTGGTTTCCCCGACGAGATGCCGTTGTTCACGGCGGGGCTTGCTGCATCCGGTGCCCGCGTCATCGGGATCGGGGACCAACCCCAGGGGGCGCTGCCGATGCGCGCCCGTCACGCGATTTCGCACTACCTACAGGTCCCGACACTCTGGGATGAGGAGGGGATGGTGCAGGCCGCACAGCAACTCGACCATCGCTTCGGGATTGAACGCGTGGAATGCCTGTGGGAGCCGGGGATTCTGGTGGCAGCCCGGATCCGCGATGCGCTGCAGCTACCGGGCATGTCCTACGTGCAGTGCGAACGATTTCGCGACAAGGAGAAGATGAAGCAGCGGCTTGACGAGTGCGGCATCCGCACGCCACGCCACGCCGCCGTGCGGGACGCCGACGGGATTCGCGCGGCTGCCGAGCGGATCGGCTATCCGTTGATCATCAAACCGGTTGCAGGTGCCGGCTCCGCGGATACCCATCGTGTGGATGACGCCGCAACCCTCGAGCGGATCATCCCGCAGGTCCGGCACGTCGACGAGTGCAGTGTCGAGGAATTCATCGAAGGCGAGGAGTACACCTTCGATACGATCTGCGCGAAGGGAGAGATGCTCTATCACAACATCTCGTGGTATCGACCGCGTCCGCTGATTGGAAGAACGCTTGAGTGGATGAGTCCACAGACGCTCAGCCTTCGAGACGTCAATGCTCCGAATCTGGGATTCGGCGAGATCATGGGGCGCGCGGTATTGAAGGCCCTGGAGTTCGAGTCGGGGTTTACCCACATGGAGTGGTTCCGCACCGCTTCCGGTGAGGCGGTCTTCGGTGAGATCGCGGCGCGCCCCCCGGGGGCGCACTCCGTGGATCTGATGAACTACGCCTGCGACATCGACACCTTCACCGGGTGGGCCGAGGCCGTGACACAGGGACGATTGAGTCAGACCATCAAGCGACGTTACAACAGTGCGATCATTTTCAAGCGCGCGCAGGGCCAGGGATCGATCAAGAGTATTCAGGGGCTCGAGCGACTCGTGGCCCGTTTTCGTCCCAACATCGTCTGTGTCGACCTGCTCCCGATCGGGTCTCCACGGCGGAACTGGAAACAGACCCTGCTATCCGATGGTCATGTGATCCTGCGTCATCCGGATCTGACGGCGACCATGGAGATGGCCGATCGCGTCGGGACCGATGTGGTGATGAAAGCCGGCTAG
- a CDS encoding ATP-grasp domain-containing protein: MRSAIIVAPFLAPTTLRFVRAAAALADARVGLITQEPQTRIPGDLRRSLAACRQVEDALEVPHLIQAIQAIGEEIGPPERLFGVLEQLQEPLAEVRQQLGIPGLSVEASHNYRDKALMKEVFRKNGVPCAAASLVTTVEQAVQEAEIIGYPLVVKPPSGAGAKSTFRVDNVRELREGLVEVRPSKAQPLLLEEFVVGREHSFDAVCIGDRPVWHSLTHYTPGPLEVLENPWIQWTVLLPREVDHPRYDDVRKVGADAIRALGMHTGLYHMEWFRRPDGSLAVSEIAARPPGAQFTTLISYAHDMDFYEAWARLMIFDRFDPPQRAYAAGIVFLRGQGRGRVRAIRGLEEAQRELGSLVVEVELPQQGQLPASSYEGEGFVVLRHPRTEVVQEALARLVRSVRVELG, from the coding sequence ATGCGATCGGCGATCATCGTGGCGCCCTTTCTGGCGCCGACCACTCTGCGTTTCGTCCGTGCCGCCGCGGCGCTGGCAGATGCACGGGTCGGTTTGATCACGCAGGAACCTCAGACGCGGATTCCGGGGGATCTACGGCGGTCCCTGGCCGCCTGTCGACAGGTCGAAGACGCGCTGGAGGTGCCGCACCTGATTCAGGCGATTCAGGCGATCGGTGAAGAGATCGGTCCGCCGGAGCGTCTGTTCGGTGTGCTGGAGCAGCTTCAGGAGCCCCTGGCGGAGGTTCGCCAACAGTTGGGCATTCCCGGACTCTCGGTCGAGGCCAGTCACAACTACCGCGACAAGGCCCTCATGAAAGAGGTCTTCAGGAAGAACGGTGTCCCGTGTGCGGCGGCGAGTCTGGTGACAACGGTGGAACAGGCCGTACAAGAGGCGGAGATCATTGGTTACCCGCTTGTCGTGAAGCCACCATCGGGTGCAGGCGCAAAAAGCACGTTTCGCGTCGACAACGTGCGCGAGCTTCGCGAGGGTCTGGTCGAGGTGCGTCCGTCGAAGGCCCAACCGCTTCTGCTCGAAGAGTTCGTCGTTGGGCGCGAGCACTCGTTCGATGCCGTCTGTATCGGAGATCGTCCCGTCTGGCATTCGTTGACGCACTACACACCCGGGCCGTTGGAAGTCCTCGAGAATCCGTGGATTCAGTGGACCGTGCTGCTCCCGAGGGAAGTGGATCATCCGCGCTACGATGACGTCCGCAAGGTGGGGGCCGATGCCATCCGTGCGCTTGGCATGCACACCGGCCTCTATCACATGGAATGGTTCCGTCGTCCCGACGGGAGCCTCGCGGTTTCGGAGATCGCGGCAAGGCCACCGGGTGCACAGTTCACGACGTTGATCTCGTATGCCCACGATATGGACTTCTACGAGGCCTGGGCGCGGCTGATGATCTTCGATCGGTTCGATCCTCCACAACGCGCCTACGCCGCCGGGATCGTCTTCCTGCGTGGGCAGGGGCGTGGACGGGTCCGGGCCATTCGTGGTCTTGAAGAGGCACAGCGGGAGTTGGGGTCCCTGGTCGTCGAGGTCGAGCTTCCGCAGCAGGGGCAGCTCCCTGCCAGTAGTTACGAGGGTGAGGGTTTTGTCGTGTTGCGTCATCCGCGGACCGAGGTGGTTCAGGAGGCTCTCGCGCGGCTCGTGCGCTCCGTCCGAGTGGAGTTAGGGTGA
- a CDS encoding glycogen synthase, protein MPQSLKIGYAASECVPFAKTGGLGDVAAALPRQLFRDGHDVRPFVPLYGTLDRTAFNLTPVPQAQNVPLPIGWRNLSYSLWTTRLDGSDLDYYLVDCPELFEREQIYGADEEEALRFAGFSSAVLSSFQRLEWSPDIVHANDWHTALLPLLLRTTYEWDQLFAETRSVLTLHNLGYQGWFPARWIDELGLGGWTHLFDAADHGRGVVNFLRTGLMYADALTTVSPTYAREIQTAEQGQGFENILSARSGRLIGILNGVDTDQWHPENDPHIPHRYSSTRLEGKKKNKQHLLAELGLDDASRPPLIGMVSRLTAQKGFDLCLSVLPDILANSDCRLVVLGSGEERYESFFEWLQQRYPTRVVFYRGYSEELAHLIEAGADMFLMPSLYEPCGLNQMFSQIYGTVPVVRRTGGLADSVEPFDPKDGTGTGILFDHATPQGLDWAMRAALDLYAKPKTWKRLIKNGMARDFTWKTSAAAHADLYHWLREQSPQQ, encoded by the coding sequence ATGCCGCAATCATTGAAAATCGGCTATGCCGCATCCGAGTGCGTGCCGTTCGCCAAGACCGGCGGACTTGGGGACGTTGCTGCGGCGCTCCCCCGTCAGCTGTTTCGGGACGGTCACGACGTTCGACCGTTCGTCCCCCTGTACGGAACCCTCGATCGCACCGCCTTCAATCTGACCCCGGTGCCCCAGGCCCAGAACGTGCCTCTCCCGATAGGCTGGAGGAATCTCAGCTATTCGCTGTGGACGACCCGACTGGACGGAAGCGACCTGGACTACTACCTGGTTGACTGCCCCGAGTTGTTCGAGCGTGAGCAGATCTACGGGGCGGACGAGGAAGAGGCGCTCCGCTTCGCCGGCTTCAGCTCGGCCGTCCTCTCGTCGTTCCAGCGACTCGAGTGGTCCCCGGATATCGTCCACGCCAACGACTGGCACACGGCTCTGCTACCCCTACTCCTTCGAACGACCTACGAGTGGGACCAGCTCTTTGCCGAAACGCGGAGCGTATTGACGCTGCATAACCTCGGCTATCAGGGCTGGTTCCCGGCACGCTGGATCGACGAACTGGGTCTCGGCGGATGGACCCATCTCTTCGATGCCGCCGACCACGGTCGCGGTGTGGTCAACTTCCTGCGCACCGGATTGATGTATGCCGATGCCCTGACGACCGTCAGCCCGACCTACGCCCGCGAGATTCAGACGGCCGAACAGGGCCAGGGTTTCGAGAACATTCTTTCTGCGCGAAGCGGGCGGCTCATCGGGATCCTGAATGGCGTCGACACGGACCAGTGGCATCCCGAGAACGACCCCCACATTCCCCACCGCTATTCCTCGACACGACTCGAAGGCAAGAAGAAGAACAAACAGCACCTGCTGGCGGAACTCGGCCTCGACGATGCGTCAAGGCCACCCCTGATTGGAATGGTCAGTCGTTTGACCGCACAGAAGGGGTTCGATCTGTGCCTGTCGGTCCTTCCGGACATCCTCGCCAACAGCGACTGTCGTCTGGTCGTGCTTGGAAGTGGCGAGGAGCGCTACGAGTCTTTCTTCGAATGGCTCCAGCAACGCTACCCGACCCGTGTCGTCTTCTATCGCGGCTACAGCGAAGAACTGGCCCACCTCATCGAGGCGGGGGCCGACATGTTTCTCATGCCGTCTCTGTACGAACCTTGCGGGCTCAATCAGATGTTCAGCCAGATCTATGGCACCGTTCCTGTCGTCCGTCGCACCGGTGGACTTGCCGATTCCGTCGAACCGTTTGACCCCAAGGACGGCACGGGGACCGGGATCCTGTTCGACCATGCGACGCCGCAGGGACTCGACTGGGCGATGCGTGCGGCACTTGATCTGTACGCCAAGCCGAAGACCTGGAAGCGTCTGATCAAGAACGGGATGGCCAGGGATTTCACCTGGAAGACGTCGGCAGCCGCCCACGCCGATCTCTATCACTGGCTACGCGAACAATCACCCCAACAATAG
- a CDS encoding ATP-grasp domain-containing protein, whose translation MHVVFVEPAFPSNQREFVRGLHKVGARVTGIGERPAEYLDDEMKSWLTDYIQVPSVVHQESLLDAVRTCQKKGWVDRLEATVEAHIMPTAEVREACGIPGTSVRTAFLCRDKPAMKEALREAGVACAQSDGVQSAEAAIEFAERVGYPVILKPRAAAGASGTYKASDREELDRVIVECGLDRGQDTAIEEFIEGHEGFYDTLCHEGQIVHEFATHYYPNVLEAMRSRWISPQFIATNRLDADGYEMAREMGRKVIDVLGLTTSATHMEWFYSAKGLKFSEIGCRPAGVCAWDIYCAANDFDLYAEWARAVTGQPSRERPSRQYSAGTIALRPDRDGTIMGYEGRDWIENTFGRHIFASHFPAPGTPTQPVEAGYMANAWIRMRHPDYDTLHAMLNEVGERVRIRASD comes from the coding sequence ATGCACGTAGTTTTTGTCGAGCCGGCCTTTCCAAGTAACCAACGCGAGTTCGTTCGCGGTCTGCACAAAGTCGGCGCCCGCGTGACGGGTATCGGCGAACGGCCCGCGGAATACCTTGACGACGAGATGAAGAGTTGGCTGACGGACTACATTCAGGTACCTAGCGTTGTCCATCAGGAATCGCTCCTGGATGCGGTCCGGACCTGCCAGAAGAAGGGCTGGGTCGATCGTCTCGAGGCGACCGTCGAGGCCCACATCATGCCGACGGCGGAGGTCCGCGAGGCGTGCGGTATTCCCGGCACGTCGGTTCGAACCGCGTTTCTCTGTCGCGACAAGCCCGCCATGAAGGAGGCGCTGCGCGAGGCCGGCGTCGCGTGTGCGCAGTCCGACGGGGTCCAGTCCGCAGAGGCCGCCATCGAGTTTGCCGAGCGGGTGGGCTATCCCGTCATCCTGAAACCGCGCGCCGCGGCCGGCGCCTCCGGTACCTATAAGGCCTCCGACCGGGAGGAACTCGATCGGGTCATCGTCGAGTGCGGTCTCGATCGAGGCCAGGACACGGCTATCGAGGAATTCATCGAGGGGCACGAGGGGTTCTACGACACGCTATGTCACGAGGGCCAGATCGTTCACGAGTTTGCGACCCACTATTACCCTAACGTCCTCGAAGCGATGCGTTCTCGCTGGATCTCGCCACAGTTCATCGCCACCAATCGACTGGACGCCGACGGCTACGAGATGGCCCGTGAGATGGGTCGCAAGGTGATCGACGTTCTGGGACTGACGACATCCGCGACCCACATGGAGTGGTTCTACAGCGCGAAGGGTCTGAAGTTCTCCGAGATCGGTTGCCGACCGGCCGGTGTCTGCGCGTGGGACATCTACTGCGCGGCCAACGACTTCGACCTCTACGCCGAATGGGCGCGTGCCGTGACCGGTCAACCGTCGAGAGAGCGACCCTCACGTCAATACTCCGCAGGCACCATCGCCCTGAGACCGGATCGCGACGGCACGATCATGGGCTACGAGGGACGTGATTGGATCGAGAACACGTTCGGCCGTCATATCTTCGCGAGCCACTTCCCGGCTCCGGGCACGCCCACGCAGCCGGTCGAAGCCGGCTACATGGCGAACGCCTGGATCCGGATGCGGCATCCCGACTACGACACGCTTCACGCGATGCTGAATGAGGTCGGAGAACGGGTCCGAATCCGTGCGTCGGATTAG